Below is a genomic region from Candidatus Binatia bacterium.
CCAGCACGCCCCCGCGCCGGGCGCGCAACGGAAACACGTGCCCCGGCACCACCAGATCGTCCGGCCGGGCGCCCTCGCGAATCGCCGTCAGGATGGTGGTCGCCCGATCAGCGGCCGAAATGCCTTTGCCGATACCGCGCCGGGCGTCGATCGACACGGTGAAGGCGGTACCGAGTGGGGAGCGGTTTTCCGCCACCATCATGCTCAGGCCCAGCTCGCGGATGCGTTCCTCGGTAAGCGCGAGGCAGATCAGGCCGCGCCCGTATTTCGCCATGAAATTGATGGCTTCCGGGCTCGCCTTCTCCGCCGCCAGGCACAGGTCGCCCTCGTTCTCGCGGTTCTCGTCGTCCATGAGGATGACCATCTTGCCGGCGCGAATGTCGGCGACGGCTTCCTCGATGGGGCTGACCGGGCTCGGCCGCTTCGGGGGCACCCGGAAGGTCGTGAACATGCGGGCTCGCTTATAGCTCGCGGCCCATGGTGTGGAAAGCATGGTCGAATCGCCGCCCGCCGCCGGATGGGCCCGTCTTGAAAGAAGCCGTCCCTCCTGAGACAAGAATCGGGCACGTGTCTCGGGAGAGGATTTTCAGACGATGGTTACGCGGGTCAGCGACGCCCTCGGTGGAACGGTGGTCGTGCGCCCGTCATGGGGCACATTCGAGGAAACCGTCGACCAGCTCATCGCCGTGCTGGTAAGCTCGGGCCGCCTCGGCAGCTCCAGGGCGGCGGTCGCCGGGCAGCGTATCCGCGAGCGCGAAGCGATTGCGGGTACCGCTATGGTCGACATCGGCGTCAGTATTCCACATGCCCGTATCGCCGGGGTCGATCGGATCGTCGCCGCCATGGCGGTTTCTTCGGGCGCCGTTTACGAAGTCGCAGCCGGTTTGCCGATATCCATCGTCGTGTTGGTATTGTCGTCGCCGGACCTGACCGGCGAGCACCTGGACTTCCTGTCCGGCGTCTCCCATCTCCTGCAGTCCGACCGGATGCGCGAACTCCTGCGGCACGCAGGCTCGGTCGACGAGGTGGTCGATCTGGTGCGCGGCAGCGAGATCGCCCGCGGCTGAAAGGCGGAGCGAACATCTCATGATCTCGGGCCAGGGGTTCCCCCGCGCCGCAGGGGTGGCGATTCCTCTGTTTTCCCTGCGGGGAACTCACGACGCCGGCACCGGTGCGATCGCCGACCTCTTCGGGACGATCGACTGGATGGCGTGGTGGCATCATCGCGTCTTGCAATTGCTGCCGATTAACGAGGCGGACCCGGACAACACCAGTCCCTACGACGCCCTGAGCGCCTTTGCCATCGACCCGAGTTACATCTCCGCCGCCGATGTCCCGGACGTTCAGGACAACCCCGCCGCGCAGGAGTGGCTGCAAAGCGCCGAAGCCGGGGCGGTGTTGAGAGCGGCGCGGGCCGCCCGGCGGCGGCGGCGGGCGGCCTACGACTACAAGCTGCGGTTGCTCGAATGGGGGTACGAACATTTCGCGCAGTACGCCCCCGACCATCCGCGCCGCCAGGCGTTCGATCATTTCTGTGTCCACTTCAAGTGGTGGCTGGACGAGTACTCTCTCTATCGTGCGCTGAAGGAAGAGCAGGGCTGGCGCAGTTGGGAAGAGTGGCCGCTGCCGCTGCGCGATCGTCAGGCTCGCGCCCTCGCGATGGCGCGCGACCGGCTTGCGGCCCGGACCCGTTTCTTCCGGTACGTGCAGTGGGTGGCGGCCGAGCAGTGGTGGGCCTTGCGGCGCCACGCCTACGAACGGCGCGTGCTGCTCAAGGGCGACCTGCCGTTCGTCTGCGCCCGCGACAGCGCCGACGTCTGGGCGCATCCGCATCTCTTCGACCTCAGCGGTTCGGCCGGCGCTCCACCCGACGACTTCAGCGCCGCCGGTCAGGCATGGGGTCTGCCGCTCTACAACTGGGTGGCGCTGCGAGCCGGCGGTTTCGGTTGGTGGCGCGAGCGTGCCCGGCACGCGCGCGATTTCTACGACATCTTCCGCGTCGACCACGTCGTCGGGTTGTATCGAACCTACTCGATCCCCGTGTGCAAGGGCGGCACCTCGGGTTTCGTACCCCGCGAGGAAACCGTGCAACGTGCGCAGGGCATCGCCCTGATGCGCGCCCTGCTCGAAGAGGCGGGCCCCACCACGATGGTTGTTGCCGAGGATCTCGGCACCGTGCCGCTGTGGGTTCGGGAGTCCCTCGGACAGTTGCGGGTGCCCGGCTACCGGGTCTTCCGCTGGGAGCGGCACGACCACGTCTACACCGACCCCCGCGACTACCCGCCGCTATCGGTCGCCACGACCGGTACGCACGATACGGAAACGCTCGCCGAGTGGTGGAAGACGCTTCCCGACGGCGAGCGGCTCGCGGTCGAGAGGGCGGTGGGCCTCATCGACCACGAGCCGCCGCCACCGGCACCACGGTCGTTTGCCGAAGTACACCTCCCGGTGCTGCAGCGTCTCTACGAGTCCGGCTCCGCACTGACGATTCTTCCGGTGCAGGATATGTTCGGGTGGAGCGACCGCATCAACGTCCCGGCGACGGTGGGACCGGAGAACTGGTCGTGGCGTCTGCCGGTGCCGACGCAGCAGCTCGACGAAATGCCCGGCGTCCGCGCGCGCCTCGAACACCTGCGCGGCATCGTCGACCGCAGCGGCCGCTGGTCGTAGAAGCCGTTGCGGCCCCGCGCGCTGAAGAAGCGCGTGCGCCGGATGCGGTGGGCGGCGATCGTGGAACACACACCCTTTTCCTCGTCGCGCTATCGGGTGGCGAACTCGCGGAGGCGGGTGCACCCAACCAATCGGTCGAGAATCTTTGTCGTGAAGACCTTCCCTCTCGTCGCCAACAGTAACTTGCGCATGTCCTCTCTGCGGACGCCGAAACCCCGGCCGCCGATGCATGCGATTACTTCAAACCCTCTACGGTCCTTCCGTTTGTTGCGTTCGCTGAGTTGCGCCAGGTGTTGCACACGGGTCACCTTGTCCCGCGCCGTACCGTCGTCTTCGGTGAGCTTGGCCTCGATAACAATCTGAGGATTGAATTCACTCGGGATAATGAAGTCGGGCGCTTGGTCAAACCCGCGGATCTTCTCCGCCCGCCTGGTCTTGCGATAGCTGATCCTGCCCTTGGCCAGGGTATCTTCGATTGCCGACTCGAGGACATTGCCTACCAGCTCCGAGACCGAATCCCGATGGCCAGCAAAGGGCCGACCAAGGAAGCGTTCGTACAAGAGCATGGCGTATGGCGCACCAAGCTGAGCCAGCGAACGAACGCCTTCTATCCCGTTGCGCGTGTCGGCCTTGTCCAGACGATGGAGCTTGTCTCGGTTCGGTTGCTGAATTGGCTTCGTCAACAACCGACAGGCGGTGATGACCAGTTGCTTAAGACGCCTGGTGCCCTCAGCAGTTGGTCTGATCCGTTCGAGGGGCGCGATCCGGATCTTTCTATCGAGGCTGCGGGCAAATCCCTGGGAAACGACGACATCGCTGTGCTGGCTGGCCAGATAAGCGAACTCGGGTGGCGTGAATCCGAGCATCGTCCTCAGCACGACCAGGGCGAGCGGTGCGCTGAGGACGGTCTCAAGAACGACCTCCGCCTGCATTCCCTCGAAACCGTCCGTTGCCTTCTTCAGTGCTTCGTATGCGTGTTCGAAAACCGGATAGTCGACAAAACCGGCGCCTTTCGGAAGCACCAGGAACTCCGACTCCAGCGTCGAGAACATGACCGAGACAAACGAGTCGGGATCGGCCTGGAGTTCGGCGAAGGTCGCTTCAAAAGGATACTTGGGCCGCCTTATCCTCATACTGCCCCTCCGCCTCTCGTGCCCGTGCCGAACGCGACCCGGCCCGGATCGAGAGATCGGCAGGAAGCAGTCGCTCAACCGACTGGACCCCGCCCAGCGACAAGATCATCTCGCGAACACGTGCCATCTTGTATTGCCAGGGCCGCTCCGAGTGCCAGCTCGCGCGCAGCCGCCAAATCGCCAGGCGGATGAGGTGTCCGAAGACGACACACCGCGCATCCCCACGAGTTGGTTTCACACCGCCCTTTCGCAAACGAGCCAAATCGTGCAGCACGAGCTCCGCAATCTGTCTGGGGGCGAACGCCAGTGTGGAGCGCGATACGGTACCCGTGGACCGACACACGAACACCGTATCGATGACCGAGGAGCCGGTACCGTTGATGTGGATCGAGGCCCCCATCTCGGCAGGACATGGAATCGACGCCGAGCATGCTAGGCGCGCGTCGAGAACCGCTACTGCAATCGGGTAGTACGCTTCGATGGTGTTGTGATGGAACGTGAACGCCAGGGGGCGGCCAGGCTTCAGTGCCGTCGTCATTCTCTTGAAAACCGAGGATATCCCCTCAGCAAAATGAGAGAGGCCGCGGTCCATGGTTGTGTTGCCGGTGAGTTCATGTGGATTTCGCGTCGTCGCGCGGCTAAGCGCTTCGTTGGTGTCCGATCCGACCAGGCGGCGCAGCCAGACGTAACAGAAGTCCATCAGCTCGGCGTACTGTACGTTGGCGAAGTACGGGGGGTCGGTTAAGACGGCGTCCAGCGAGGCTGCCGGGATATCCGCGTGCGTGGCGCTGGCGCACTCCAGCCGTACGTTTCGTTTCACTGGCGGCCCCGATCCGTTGCGGACGTCGCCTATCCACTCTCCCGTGATTGGCACCTGCACCTTGCGTCCCCCGTGCTGCCGCACCTCGAATGGTGCTTCGCAGTACTGCTTCGCACGGACAAACTTCTCGACGATGTTTGACCACCCACCGCTACCGACGTTTACGCCGTTGCCGTTACGCCGAATGCCCAGGAGGTTCGATTCGCATTCCACCAGTCCGACCGGAAAGCCGTGGACCGAGAAGATGTCGAGCGACTTTAGCGCGTAGGTGTCGTACCGGCACACCATGTTCTGATAGCGGAGCAGATCGGAGAGATTCGTGGCGAGTGCGTTGCGTACGCGCTCGTCGGGCTGTTTGACGATTGTACGGCAGATCAGCTCCAGTCCGAGCAATTGCCTATCGTTGAACATCTCTCGGTAGCGACGATATCCCCACCGGTGCAAGCGGTCCGTCTCGTCGCCGGCCGGGATTTCGTCGTCCGGGATGTACTCGGCCTTCATCTGGCGCCGCTTGCGCCCAGCTTCGACGTAACGACCAAGATCCGCGGCGTCGGGTTTCTTGAAGAACCGTCCCTGATGGCAGGGCCTGCAATGCGTGCAGTTGTACTCGATCGCAAACATCCGGTGCGTTGGCGGCCCCGCCGATGCGTCGGGAAAGGAGATCTCGATGCTGCATTCGTGGCATCTGACACGGTTGCGCCGCGCCGGGCCGGTGGTGGTGAGTTGCGCGCGACACCGCGCGCAGCAGCCCGGTTGGTCGCGGTCATCGACTTCTTTGAGATCGCCGCACCCGGGGCAAACAATAACATTTCTCGGGTGGCGGCGGTTCTCGGCCAGCAGGTAGCCGGGAAAGAGGTCCACCGAACGACGGCAATTGGGGCACGGGTGCTGCTTGACCCACAAGAAATACTTCACGGAAGCGTCGGGGCGACCGCATTCGAGGCAAGTTGTCTCATACAGGCGGCCGACCTGTTGGACGAGCCGCCTTTCCAGCTTATCGGCAGCGGCACGGTAAGCTCGTAGGTCGAGGTGTTCGATCTCCTGCCGCACTATCCAGTACGCCATCGGGTTGATGTCGTAGCCGACGACGTCGCAGCCAACCCGGTTGGCTTCCAGCAAAGGGGTGCCGCCGCCCATGAAGGGGTCGGCGATACGGATACCGCGCAGGTCGTGCGAACGGAAGAAGCTCTGTTCCAGCGGTGCGTCGACAAACTCCGAGAGAATCAGCGCTCTAAAGAGGGTGCCGGGCCGGCGCGCGAACCACTTGTGGACTGCTATGATCGGCCGGTAGTTTTGTTGGATCTGCTTCTCCCGTAGTGCCAGGTCAGCAACCAACCCCACGTCGAAGTTCCGTTCGATACTCATCGGCCGCCTGCCCACCCATCCAGCTCAGAACGTGAGTCGAGGATGCTTGGTCCCGGTAAAGGGGTCAAGGAGGCAACGACCAGAAATGCGCCGTGGCCGCTCAGCCCCCGAACGATCGTGTGTACAGGTCTTCGATGGCGGCGCTGCCGTTGTCGCGCAGGTAGCGGGTGCCAGTACCGCAGAAATGCGGGTGGCCGATCGTCGGTACGTGCGGCTCCCACGCCGTGCCGGTCCAGCGCAGCCAGCCGTCCTTGTCCTGATCGAAGACGTACAGCGGCTTGTTGCAGAGCTTGGCGAACTCGGCTCCCCAGCCGGTGCCGCCCTTTACGGTGTCGTCGGCGAGCACCGTACCGACGACGTAGATCTCCTGCGCGTTGTTGACCTGATGCCAGATGAGCTGCAGGACCTTCTTAATGTAGTCGGTATCCGGGTAGTGGCGGTGCATGAGCCTGGAGACGTACGCCAGACTGACGTCGCCGTGGAGCAGTTCGGCGTGGGTCAGCGTGCGCACGCCGCGATGGCGGTCGATCTCGTGGCCGTCGAAGGTGAAATTGACCTCCTCGACCCCGTGGCGCTCGGCCAGCGCTCCGAAGGTCGCTTCCGCTCCGCGCAGCCCGCCGCTGTACAGCACGCATTCGCTGGCTTTCATGCTCCTCGCTCCGTTCGTTTCTTATCGCGTCGGCTCCTATGCATCGCCGACGGCAGGCCCCTTTGCAAGGTGCGCGCAGGCTTTCCTCTGTAGCCGGAGTTACCTACACTCGGCGCATGAACCCCTATCGCAGCCGCATCACCACCCAGGGCCGTAACATGGCCGGCGCCCGCTCGCTGTGGCGCGCCACGGGCATGACCGACGCCGACTTCAACAAACCCATCGTCGCCATCGCCAACAGCTTTACCCAGTTCGTCCCCGGCCACGTCCACCTGCACGACGTCGGCCAACGCGTGAAGCGCGTCATCGATGCGGCCGGCGGCTTCGGCGTCGAGTTCGACACCATCGCCGTCGACGACGGCATCGCCATGGGTCACGGCGGCATGCTCTATTCGCTACCCAGCCGCGACCTGATCGCCGATAGCGTCGAGTACATGGTCGAGGCGCATGTCGCCGATGCTCTCGTTTGCATCTCCAACTGCGACAAGATCACTCCCGGGATGTTGATGGCCGCCATGCGTCTCAACCTCCCGACCATTTTCGTGTCCGGCGGACCGATGGAAGCCGGCACCTCCTCCGGTACCCACGACGCCGAGGGCCGCCCGCTCCCGGCGGCCAAGCTCGACCTCATCGACCCGATGATAGCCGCCAGCGACGCGAGCGTCAGCGACGCCGCCCTGCTCGAGATGGAACGTTCGGCCTGTCCGACCTGCGGCTCGTGCTCGGGCATGTTCACCGCCAACAGCATGAACTGCCTCAACGAGGCTCTCGGTCTGGCCCTGCCGGGCAACGGCACGGTTCTCGCCACGCATGCCCGCCGCTGGCAGCTCTTCGAAGACGCCGGCCGGCGCATCGTCGATCTGGCGCGACGGTACTACGTCGACGGCGACGCCGGCGTGCTGCCGCGCAGCATCGCCACCCTGGCCGCGTTCGAAAACGCCATGACACTCGACATCGCCATGGGCGGCTCGACCAACACCGTGCTGCACCTGCTCGCCATTGCGCACGAAGCGGGAGTCAGGTTCACCATGCGGGACATCGACCGCCTGTCGCGCGGGGTGCCGAACATCTGCAAGGTGGCGCCTTCGTCTCACTACCACGTCGAGGACGTCAACCGCGCCGGGGGCATTTTCACCATTCTCGGTATGCTCGACCGCGCCGGTCTCATTCATCGCGAGGTGGCGGCGGTGCACAACGCCAGCATGGGCGCCGCCATCGACGCCAACGACCTGTCGCGGCCGAGCGCCACGGCCGAGGCGAAGCAGCGGGCACTCGCGGCGCCGGGTGGCGTCCGCACCACGGCCGCTTTTTCTCAGGACAAGTACTACGCCTCGACCGATGACGATCGGCGTGCCGGTTGCATCCGCGACGTCGAGCACGCCTACAGCGCCGACGGCGGACTCGCGGTGCTCTACGGCAACCTCGCCGAGGACGGCTGCATCGTGAAGACCGCAGGCGTCGACGAATCGGTCTGGAAGTTCGAAGGGCCGGCCCGCGTCTTCCATTCGCAGGAGGATGCCTGCAATGCCATTCTCAACGATCGGATCGAACCGGGCGACGTCGTCGTCATCCGCTACGAAGGACCGAAGGGCGGGCCGGGCATGCAGGAGATGCTCTATCCGACTTCGTACCTGAAGGGGAAGAATCTCGGCAAGGCCTGTGCGCTGGTCACCGACGGTCGTTTCAGCGGCGGCACCTCGGGCCTCAGCATCGGTCACGTCTCCCCGGAAGCGGCGGAAGGCGGCGCCATCGCGCTCGTGGAAGAGGGGGACCGCATCCGCATCGACATCCCGAACCGCCGCCTCGATCTGGTCGTCGACGACGCCGAACTGAAGCGCCGCCGCCTCGACATGCTGGCGCGGGGCGATGGCGCATGGCAGGCGAAGGAGCGCAAGCGGGTCGTCTCGCAGGCGCTGCAGACGTACGCGATGTTTACGACCAGCGCGGCGCGCGGCGCGGTGCGCGACCTCGAACAGTTGCGCCGCCGGTCGTAGGCCCGGCCAACGAGGGGCGTGCGCATCTCGAAACGACCGTGAGCGAACGAGCCTTCGATAGCAGCGACAGTGTCCGCGGCGCCGTACCCTTGCGGCATGCGCAATACGTCACCTTCGATGGGCCGATTCCTCTCGCCCTCGAAGGTACGTTGCCGCGGGTCACCGTGGCCTACGAGACCTACGGCGCACTCGACCCCCACGGCGACAACGCCGTGCTCATCTGCCACGCGCTCAGCGGCGACTCCCATGTCGCCCGCCACGACGATGCGGACGATCCGGGTTGGTGGGACGTCGTCGTCGGTCCCGGCCGCGCCATAGACACCGAGCGCTATTTCGTCGTCTGTCCAAACATCCTCGGCGGCTGCCGCGGCACGACGGGGCCGAACAGCATCAACCCGACCACCGCCCGACCCTACGGCACCGACTTTCCCACGGTGACCGTCGCCGACATGGTCGAGGTGCAACGCCGGCTGATCGACCACCTCGGCATCGGCACGCTGCGCGCCGTCGTTG
It encodes:
- a CDS encoding PTS sugar transporter subunit IIA, producing the protein MVTRVSDALGGTVVVRPSWGTFEETVDQLIAVLVSSGRLGSSRAAVAGQRIREREAIAGTAMVDIGVSIPHARIAGVDRIVAAMAVSSGAVYEVAAGLPISIVVLVLSSPDLTGEHLDFLSGVSHLLQSDRMRELLRHAGSVDEVVDLVRGSEIARG
- the malQ gene encoding 4-alpha-glucanotransferase — protein: MISGQGFPRAAGVAIPLFSLRGTHDAGTGAIADLFGTIDWMAWWHHRVLQLLPINEADPDNTSPYDALSAFAIDPSYISAADVPDVQDNPAAQEWLQSAEAGAVLRAARAARRRRRAAYDYKLRLLEWGYEHFAQYAPDHPRRQAFDHFCVHFKWWLDEYSLYRALKEEQGWRSWEEWPLPLRDRQARALAMARDRLAARTRFFRYVQWVAAEQWWALRRHAYERRVLLKGDLPFVCARDSADVWAHPHLFDLSGSAGAPPDDFSAAGQAWGLPLYNWVALRAGGFGWWRERARHARDFYDIFRVDHVVGLYRTYSIPVCKGGTSGFVPREETVQRAQGIALMRALLEEAGPTTMVVAEDLGTVPLWVRESLGQLRVPGYRVFRWERHDHVYTDPRDYPPLSVATTGTHDTETLAEWWKTLPDGERLAVERAVGLIDHEPPPPAPRSFAEVHLPVLQRLYESGSALTILPVQDMFGWSDRINVPATVGPENWSWRLPVPTQQLDEMPGVRARLEHLRGIVDRSGRWS
- a CDS encoding DUF1156 domain-containing protein, with the translated sequence MSIERNFDVGLVADLALREKQIQQNYRPIIAVHKWFARRPGTLFRALILSEFVDAPLEQSFFRSHDLRGIRIADPFMGGGTPLLEANRVGCDVVGYDINPMAYWIVRQEIEHLDLRAYRAAADKLERRLVQQVGRLYETTCLECGRPDASVKYFLWVKQHPCPNCRRSVDLFPGYLLAENRRHPRNVIVCPGCGDLKEVDDRDQPGCCARCRAQLTTTGPARRNRVRCHECSIEISFPDASAGPPTHRMFAIEYNCTHCRPCHQGRFFKKPDAADLGRYVEAGRKRRQMKAEYIPDDEIPAGDETDRLHRWGYRRYREMFNDRQLLGLELICRTIVKQPDERVRNALATNLSDLLRYQNMVCRYDTYALKSLDIFSVHGFPVGLVECESNLLGIRRNGNGVNVGSGGWSNIVEKFVRAKQYCEAPFEVRQHGGRKVQVPITGEWIGDVRNGSGPPVKRNVRLECASATHADIPAASLDAVLTDPPYFANVQYAELMDFCYVWLRRLVGSDTNEALSRATTRNPHELTGNTTMDRGLSHFAEGISSVFKRMTTALKPGRPLAFTFHHNTIEAYYPIAVAVLDARLACSASIPCPAEMGASIHINGTGSSVIDTVFVCRSTGTVSRSTLAFAPRQIAELVLHDLARLRKGGVKPTRGDARCVVFGHLIRLAIWRLRASWHSERPWQYKMARVREMILSLGGVQSVERLLPADLSIRAGSRSARAREAEGQYEDKAAQVSF
- the ilvD gene encoding dihydroxy-acid dehydratase is translated as MNPYRSRITTQGRNMAGARSLWRATGMTDADFNKPIVAIANSFTQFVPGHVHLHDVGQRVKRVIDAAGGFGVEFDTIAVDDGIAMGHGGMLYSLPSRDLIADSVEYMVEAHVADALVCISNCDKITPGMLMAAMRLNLPTIFVSGGPMEAGTSSGTHDAEGRPLPAAKLDLIDPMIAASDASVSDAALLEMERSACPTCGSCSGMFTANSMNCLNEALGLALPGNGTVLATHARRWQLFEDAGRRIVDLARRYYVDGDAGVLPRSIATLAAFENAMTLDIAMGGSTNTVLHLLAIAHEAGVRFTMRDIDRLSRGVPNICKVAPSSHYHVEDVNRAGGIFTILGMLDRAGLIHREVAAVHNASMGAAIDANDLSRPSATAEAKQRALAAPGGVRTTAAFSQDKYYASTDDDRRAGCIRDVEHAYSADGGLAVLYGNLAEDGCIVKTAGVDESVWKFEGPARVFHSQEDACNAILNDRIEPGDVVVIRYEGPKGGPGMQEMLYPTSYLKGKNLGKACALVTDGRFSGGTSGLSIGHVSPEAAEGGAIALVEEGDRIRIDIPNRRLDLVVDDAELKRRRLDMLARGDGAWQAKERKRVVSQALQTYAMFTTSAARGAVRDLEQLRRRS